One Aegilops tauschii subsp. strangulata cultivar AL8/78 chromosome 7, Aet v6.0, whole genome shotgun sequence genomic window carries:
- the LOC109779427 gene encoding heat stress transcription factor C-2b codes for MLCSHYFIKKSQDKSCGTLVRERPMAAASVGGGAAPFVWKTYRMVEDPGTDGVIGWGKGNNSFVVADPFVFSQTMLPAHFKHNNFSSFVRQLNTYGFRKVDPDRWEFAHGSFLRGQTHLLRNIVRRGTAAAAGGGGGKRKDAAAAGLTDDDMTMVATEVVRLKKEQSTIDDRVAAMWRRVQETERKPKQMLAFLLTIVGDRDTLQRLVGNSGNAAGGDQEPVEGGEKRARLLLDGDFGNVSAFGPDAVDFAGFYTDDAFANVPVPVEAAAGSGGAGAGCTFAFGVDSGY; via the exons ATGCTCTGCTCCCATTACTTTATCAAGAAATCTCAGGACAAATCCTGCGGGACTTTAGTTAGAGAGAGACCGATGGCGGCGGCGAGCGTCGGCGGCGGAGCGGCGCCGTTCGTGTGGAAGACGTACCGGATGGTGGAGGACCCCGGGACGGACGGGGTCATCGGGTGGGGGAAGGGGAACAACAGCTTCGTCGTCGCCGACCCCTTCGTCTTCTCGCAGACCATGCTGCCCGCGCACTTCAAGCACAACAACTTCTCCAGCTTCGTCCGCCAGCTCAACACCTAT GGCTTCCGCAAGGTGGATCCGGACCGGTGGGAGTTCGCCCACGGCTCCTTCCTCCGGGGCCAGACGCACCTCCTGCGCAACATCGTCCGCCgcggcaccgccgccgccgcgggcggcggcggcggcaagcgtAAGGACGCGGCGGCGGCTGGCCTCACCGACGACGACATGACCATGGTCGCCACGGAGGTGGTGAGGCTGAAGAAGGAGCAGAGCACCATCGACGACAGGGTGGCCGCCATGTGGCGCCGCGTGCAGGAGACGGAGCGGAAGCCCAAGCAGATGCTCGCGTTCCTCCTCACCATCGTCGGCGACCGCGACACGCTGCAGCGCCTGGTCGGCAACAGCGGCAACGCAGCCGGCGGCGATCAGGAGCCGGTGGAGGGCGGCGAGAAGAGGGCGAGGCTGCTGCTTGACGGCGACTTCGGCAACGTATCCGCGTTTGGGCCGGACGCCGTCGACTTCGCCGGGTTCTACACCGACGACGCGTTCGCCAATGTGCCGGTGCCGGTGGAGGCGGCCGCCGGGTCGGGCGGTGCTGGTGCCGGCTGCACGTTTGCGTTTGGAGTGGACAGTGGGTACTGA